In Nonomuraea sp. NBC_00507, the following are encoded in one genomic region:
- a CDS encoding Nramp family divalent metal transporter — MAEFTPTVPARVLPPVTLRDLPDPPSSKWRIIGPGLVGAGVGLASGEFILWPYIASQVGLIFVWGAAIGIITQWFLNMEIERYTLATGETALTGFSRMWRHWGLVFVLMTLASNLWPGWVTSSATMVTYLTGSNASSVRWIAIGMLIVIALGLTLAPVIYTALERVIFVKIGLVATLIVVAIIFAINADSWVELGKGLTVGARFPVPPLDFALLMGAIAYAGAGGGQNLCQSNWIRDKGFGMGAYVPRLVSPVTGQEEAAASTGFQFAPTKENLARWRQWWRFANVEQAWTFAMVSFVTIALMSMLAYSTVFGKEGLANSIGFLKVEGEALQSLVGPWFGVLFWLIGALALFASAMGIVDYTSRLASDTIKTVYLRDKPASVNTIYFYTVWAMVLIGIGILLLGFDQPLILLVFSASFAAVMMFVYSILLIILNRRALPDAIKVRSFRLGALIWSVAFFGTLTVIVVIQQAQRLFGGS, encoded by the coding sequence ATGGCGGAGTTCACCCCCACTGTTCCTGCGCGTGTCCTGCCCCCCGTCACCCTTCGCGACCTGCCCGACCCGCCCTCCTCGAAGTGGCGCATCATCGGCCCCGGTCTGGTGGGCGCCGGGGTGGGGCTGGCGTCGGGCGAATTCATCCTCTGGCCTTACATCGCCTCCCAGGTCGGGCTCATCTTCGTCTGGGGAGCCGCGATCGGCATCATCACCCAGTGGTTCCTCAACATGGAGATCGAGCGCTACACGCTGGCCACCGGCGAGACCGCGCTGACCGGTTTCAGCCGGATGTGGCGGCACTGGGGACTCGTCTTCGTGCTGATGACACTCGCTTCCAACCTGTGGCCGGGATGGGTGACCAGCTCGGCGACCATGGTGACCTACCTGACCGGCTCCAACGCGAGCAGCGTCCGGTGGATCGCCATCGGCATGCTCATCGTGATCGCGCTCGGGCTGACACTGGCGCCGGTGATCTACACGGCGCTGGAACGGGTGATCTTCGTGAAGATCGGACTGGTCGCGACGCTGATCGTGGTCGCGATCATTTTCGCGATCAACGCCGACAGCTGGGTCGAGCTCGGCAAGGGGCTCACCGTCGGGGCCAGGTTCCCGGTGCCGCCGCTGGACTTCGCGCTGCTGATGGGCGCCATCGCCTACGCCGGCGCGGGCGGCGGCCAGAACCTGTGCCAGAGCAACTGGATCCGTGACAAGGGCTTCGGCATGGGCGCGTACGTGCCGCGCCTGGTCAGCCCCGTGACCGGGCAGGAGGAAGCGGCCGCGTCGACCGGGTTCCAGTTCGCGCCCACCAAGGAGAACCTGGCGCGGTGGCGGCAGTGGTGGCGCTTCGCGAACGTCGAGCAGGCCTGGACATTCGCGATGGTGTCGTTCGTGACGATCGCGCTCATGTCGATGCTGGCCTACTCCACCGTCTTCGGCAAGGAAGGGCTGGCCAACAGCATCGGCTTCCTGAAGGTCGAGGGCGAGGCGCTGCAGAGCCTCGTCGGTCCCTGGTTCGGGGTGCTGTTCTGGCTGATCGGGGCGCTGGCCCTGTTCGCCTCGGCCATGGGCATCGTCGACTACACCTCGCGGCTGGCCTCCGACACGATCAAGACGGTCTACCTGCGCGACAAGCCGGCGTCCGTGAACACGATCTACTTCTACACCGTCTGGGCGATGGTGCTGATCGGCATCGGGATCCTGCTGCTGGGCTTCGACCAGCCGCTGATCCTGCTGGTGTTCTCGGCGTCCTTCGCGGCCGTGATGATGTTCGTGTACTCGATCCTGCTGATCATCCTCAACCGGCGGGCGCTGCCCGACGCCATCAAGGTGCGCTCGTTCCGGCTGGGGGCGCTGATCTGGTCGGTGGCCTTCTTCGGCACGCTGACCGTGATCGTCGTCATCCAGCAGGCGCAGCGGTTGTTCGGCGGGTCGTGA
- a CDS encoding AMP-binding protein → MDPQRSEDIHHSPPSGARQSDADETPGFYAIAAGDPDRLAVIDADGTHTTYGQLLARVNQVSHGLRARGLGTGDVVAGVLPNGIDAVVMLMATGQIGLYYVPINWHLTPSEVTYILQDCDAKVVVTEETGTAELAEGQPEDAPADRTSGAVMWYTSGTTGFPKGVQRPLPGAPPEAIVPLYTWFLGEVVDLKPGHEVHLVTSPMYHSSPCAHTQFALHFGHTVVIAPRFDPVTILELIERHRVSNAMMVPTMFHRMLQLPEDVRSKYDVSSLRQVIHTAAACPVAVKQRIMDWWGPVLYEYYGSTESTIAFAVKPQEWLAKPGTVGRPAPTFEVRILDESGEELPPGEPGMIYVKSSLGTFEYRKDPAKTAASMRGEWYAPGDIGYLDADGYLFLCDRRTDLIVSGGVNIYPAEIEAALLEHPAVADVAVIGVPDEEWGHNVVALVQPAEGVEPGPELTAELLEHCGPRIARFKHPKVVEYRPRLPRTPTGKLSRSKVRAAYLAENSGRWPSPG, encoded by the coding sequence ATGGATCCGCAGCGGAGCGAGGACATCCATCACAGCCCTCCGAGCGGAGCTCGGCAATCAGACGCTGACGAGACTCCGGGCTTCTACGCCATCGCCGCCGGCGACCCCGACCGCCTCGCCGTGATCGACGCCGACGGCACGCACACCACGTACGGGCAGCTGCTCGCCCGGGTCAACCAGGTCTCGCACGGCCTCAGGGCACGCGGGCTCGGCACCGGCGACGTGGTGGCGGGGGTGCTGCCCAACGGGATCGACGCGGTGGTCATGCTGATGGCGACCGGACAGATCGGCCTCTACTACGTGCCGATCAACTGGCACCTGACACCGTCCGAGGTGACGTACATCCTTCAGGACTGCGACGCCAAGGTCGTCGTGACCGAGGAGACCGGCACGGCGGAGCTGGCCGAAGGGCAGCCCGAGGACGCCCCGGCGGACCGCACCTCCGGGGCGGTCATGTGGTACACCTCGGGCACCACCGGCTTCCCCAAGGGCGTGCAGCGGCCGCTGCCCGGCGCCCCGCCGGAGGCGATCGTGCCGCTGTACACGTGGTTCCTCGGCGAGGTCGTGGACCTCAAGCCGGGCCACGAGGTGCACCTGGTGACCTCGCCGATGTACCACTCCTCGCCGTGCGCGCACACCCAGTTCGCGCTGCACTTCGGGCACACCGTGGTGATCGCGCCGCGGTTCGACCCGGTGACCATTCTTGAGCTCATCGAGCGGCACCGGGTGTCCAACGCGATGATGGTGCCGACCATGTTCCACCGCATGCTGCAGCTGCCGGAGGACGTCCGGAGCAAGTACGACGTGTCCAGCCTGCGCCAGGTGATCCACACCGCCGCCGCCTGCCCGGTCGCGGTCAAGCAGCGGATCATGGACTGGTGGGGGCCGGTGCTCTACGAGTACTACGGCTCGACCGAGTCGACGATCGCGTTCGCCGTCAAGCCCCAGGAGTGGCTGGCCAAGCCGGGCACCGTGGGCCGTCCTGCGCCCACGTTCGAGGTCAGGATCCTCGACGAGTCGGGCGAGGAGCTCCCACCCGGTGAGCCCGGCATGATCTACGTCAAGTCCAGCCTGGGCACGTTCGAATACCGCAAGGACCCGGCGAAGACGGCCGCCAGCATGCGTGGGGAGTGGTACGCCCCAGGCGACATCGGCTACCTGGACGCGGACGGCTACCTGTTCCTGTGCGACCGGCGCACGGACCTGATCGTCTCCGGTGGGGTGAACATCTACCCCGCCGAGATCGAGGCGGCCCTGCTCGAGCACCCCGCGGTGGCCGACGTGGCCGTCATCGGGGTGCCCGACGAGGAGTGGGGCCACAACGTGGTCGCGCTCGTGCAGCCCGCCGAAGGCGTCGAGCCGGGGCCCGAGCTCACCGCCGAGCTGCTGGAGCACTGCGGGCCCCGCATCGCCAGGTTCAAGCACCCGAAGGTGGTCGAATACCGCCCGCGGCTGCCGCGCACTCCCACCGGCAAGCTGTCCCGCTCGAAGGTGCGTGCCGCCTACCTCGCGGAGAACAGCGGCCGCTGGCCGTCGCCCGGATAG
- a CDS encoding acyl-CoA dehydrogenase family protein, translated as MKLTLSQEQQQLRQSVRSFLRTASPLPKVRQGYDPQVYSRLNGELGLSGLIIPEEYGGAGAGLIELAVALEETGAALLPGPFLATTFAAIALTRVPDKELLTGIAEGRIAATLSGDEIAYDGVAVRGRLTQILSGMEADVLVAPARSADGAVMVAVDLAGPGVTRTALETLDITRGQAEVVMDGAPCRVLGPPPETGIGDRLCVALAAEQLGVMRAALDAIVAYAKIRVAFGRYIGSYQGVKHKLADMHCKLEQAESIVRYAAWAADESPAELPGAAALAQAYVGRACFEVARDHLLLHGGIGFTWEHDAHLFYKRAKADEVLMGPPRMHRARLAELLEVL; from the coding sequence GTGAAGCTCACACTCAGCCAGGAGCAGCAGCAGCTGCGCCAGTCCGTGCGGTCCTTCCTGCGCACGGCCTCGCCGCTGCCCAAGGTCCGCCAGGGCTACGATCCGCAGGTGTACTCCCGGCTCAACGGCGAGCTCGGCCTGTCGGGCCTGATCATTCCCGAGGAATACGGCGGCGCCGGCGCGGGCCTGATCGAGCTGGCCGTCGCGCTGGAGGAGACCGGCGCGGCCCTGCTGCCCGGACCGTTCCTCGCCACGACGTTCGCGGCGATCGCCCTGACCAGGGTGCCCGACAAAGAGCTGCTGACCGGCATCGCCGAGGGCCGGATCGCGGCCACGCTCTCCGGTGACGAGATCGCCTACGACGGCGTTGCCGTGCGCGGAAGGCTGACTCAGATCCTCAGCGGCATGGAGGCCGACGTGCTGGTGGCGCCCGCGCGAAGCGCCGACGGCGCCGTGATGGTCGCCGTGGACCTGGCCGGGCCCGGCGTCACCAGGACCGCTCTGGAGACGCTCGACATCACGCGCGGCCAGGCCGAGGTGGTCATGGACGGCGCGCCGTGCCGGGTGCTCGGGCCGCCGCCGGAGACCGGTATCGGCGACCGGCTGTGCGTGGCGCTGGCGGCCGAGCAGCTCGGTGTGATGCGGGCGGCGCTGGACGCCATCGTCGCGTACGCCAAGATCCGCGTCGCCTTCGGCCGCTATATCGGCTCTTATCAGGGCGTCAAGCACAAGCTCGCCGACATGCACTGCAAGCTCGAACAGGCCGAGTCCATCGTCAGGTACGCGGCCTGGGCAGCCGACGAGTCACCCGCCGAGCTGCCCGGCGCCGCCGCGCTCGCCCAGGCGTACGTCGGCCGCGCCTGCTTCGAGGTGGCCCGCGACCACCTGCTGCTGCACGGCGGCATCGGCTTCACCTGGGAGCACGACGCGCACCTGTTCTACAAACGGGCCAAGGCCGACGAAGTGCTGATGGGCCCGCCCCGTATGCACCGCGCCCGTCTGGCCGAGCTGTTGGAGGTGCTGTGA
- a CDS encoding AurF N-oxygenase family protein — protein sequence MTPAPSSTTARERDERVASRSAYEAVIERLSKASVDKHWEPYRDIPWDDPEFLVDPADPRWELPEVDKLGGHPWYRSRPPEVRATIGLWRVATAMKVGLQFENLLKRGLLNYAYRLPNGSPEFRYVYHETIEEGHHGMMFQEFVNRTGLPIRGMPGPLSAVAQVAPWIPLISTELFFVFVLGGEDPIDHVQRKVLKDGRAHHPLEETIMRIHIAEEARHISFARHYLRNRVPRMPAYRRLMLGIAAPIVLGVMARIMLSPPMAMIRHFRIPSNVVSEVYVRNAAAKDEIRDSVSKTRELCAELGLVNAVTRRIWRAMGIWADPR from the coding sequence ATGACACCTGCACCGAGCTCTACCACCGCGCGGGAGCGCGACGAGCGGGTCGCGAGCCGCAGCGCCTACGAAGCGGTCATCGAACGCCTCTCGAAGGCGTCGGTCGACAAACACTGGGAGCCGTACCGGGACATCCCGTGGGACGACCCGGAGTTCCTGGTGGACCCCGCCGACCCGCGGTGGGAGCTGCCCGAGGTGGACAAGCTGGGCGGCCATCCCTGGTATCGCAGCCGTCCCCCCGAGGTGCGTGCCACGATCGGACTGTGGCGGGTGGCCACCGCCATGAAGGTCGGGCTGCAGTTCGAAAACCTGCTCAAGCGCGGCCTGCTCAACTACGCCTACCGGCTGCCGAACGGGTCGCCGGAGTTCCGGTACGTCTACCACGAGACCATCGAAGAGGGACATCACGGGATGATGTTCCAGGAGTTCGTGAACCGTACCGGTCTGCCGATCCGCGGCATGCCCGGGCCGCTGTCGGCGGTCGCCCAGGTCGCGCCATGGATCCCGCTGATCTCGACCGAGCTGTTCTTCGTGTTCGTGCTCGGCGGCGAGGACCCGATCGACCACGTGCAGCGCAAGGTCCTGAAGGACGGGCGGGCGCACCACCCGCTCGAAGAGACGATCATGCGCATCCACATCGCGGAGGAGGCCAGGCACATCTCGTTCGCCCGGCACTACCTGCGTAACCGGGTGCCCCGGATGCCCGCCTATCGGCGTCTCATGCTCGGCATCGCCGCGCCGATCGTCCTCGGGGTGATGGCCCGCATCATGCTGTCGCCTCCGATGGCGATGATCAGGCACTTCAGGATCCCCTCGAACGTGGTGTCCGAGGTCTACGTGCGCAACGCGGCCGCCAAGGACGAGATCCGCGACTCGGTCAGCAAGACGCGGGAGCTGTGCGCCGAGCTCGGGCTGGTCAATGCCGTCACCCGGCGGATCTGGCGGGCCATGGGCATCTGGGCGGACCCGCGCTGA
- a CDS encoding SSI family serine proteinase inhibitor, whose product MNVGLTAARRAAAFGICVAAILTTPFGTLPAGGAVAGAKLRITVTPDAGGGAYAVRLMCDPDRGAHPRPTEVCDALRAVDGRIEALDLNPGACPMVHLPVEVEVAGDWRGRPIAYRKVFSNTCVMNRSLSPLV is encoded by the coding sequence ATGAACGTTGGGCTCACTGCCGCCCGCAGGGCGGCCGCGTTCGGGATCTGCGTCGCCGCGATCCTGACCACGCCGTTCGGCACGCTGCCCGCCGGCGGCGCCGTCGCGGGCGCGAAGCTGCGCATCACCGTCACTCCCGACGCCGGCGGCGGCGCGTACGCGGTGCGGCTGATGTGCGACCCCGACCGAGGGGCCCACCCGCGTCCGACGGAGGTGTGTGACGCGTTGCGCGCGGTCGACGGGCGCATCGAGGCCCTGGACCTCAATCCCGGCGCCTGCCCGATGGTCCACCTCCCGGTCGAGGTGGAGGTGGCCGGGGACTGGCGCGGCCGGCCGATCGCGTATCGCAAGGTGTTCTCCAACACCTGTGTGATGAACAGGTCGCTCAGCCCGCTCGTCTAG
- a CDS encoding acyl-CoA dehydrogenase family protein produces MDLAEYRRAARAWLQDNTPTDESAEGDGIARAKHFMAKLYDAGYSGITWPKRWGGQGLTQAEERAFAVEARDFTLPTYVFSIGLGMTGPTLVDRGTDAQRERFLRPLLRGEEIWCQLFSEPGAGSDVASLQTRAVRDGDQWVVNGQKVWTSVAHHADRGLLLARTDVDVPKHKGLTMFVVDMHHPGVTVRPLKDMSGRANFNEVFFDNVTIPDENRVGEVDDGWSVAVTTLLHERLSISAGVGMGGQKDNPASLEALRQAVDTSDPLVRDQLVELHIRSRALALFNQRLAQETEAGLFPGARGSAAKLLLAELTLFQADLATQLVGPESVLADHPLAQAISLAPGMALGGGTNEIMRNIVGDRVLGLPPEPRVDKTVPFKDLKVGTQA; encoded by the coding sequence GTGGACCTTGCTGAGTATCGGCGCGCCGCCAGGGCCTGGCTCCAGGACAACACCCCGACGGACGAATCCGCTGAAGGGGACGGCATCGCGCGGGCCAAGCACTTCATGGCCAAGCTCTACGACGCCGGTTATTCGGGCATCACCTGGCCGAAACGCTGGGGCGGCCAGGGGCTGACGCAGGCGGAGGAGCGGGCGTTCGCCGTCGAGGCACGCGACTTCACCCTCCCCACGTACGTCTTCTCGATCGGCCTCGGCATGACCGGCCCGACGCTGGTGGACCGGGGCACCGACGCGCAACGCGAGCGTTTCCTCAGGCCACTGCTGCGCGGCGAGGAGATCTGGTGCCAGCTGTTCTCCGAACCGGGCGCGGGCAGCGACGTGGCCAGCCTGCAGACCAGGGCGGTCCGCGACGGAGACCAGTGGGTCGTCAACGGACAGAAGGTGTGGACCTCCGTCGCCCACCACGCCGATCGGGGCCTGCTGCTCGCCCGCACCGACGTGGACGTGCCCAAGCACAAGGGGCTCACCATGTTCGTGGTGGACATGCACCACCCGGGCGTGACGGTCCGGCCGCTCAAGGACATGTCGGGCAGAGCCAATTTCAATGAAGTCTTCTTCGACAACGTCACGATCCCGGATGAAAATCGCGTGGGCGAGGTTGATGACGGCTGGAGTGTGGCCGTCACGACCCTGTTGCACGAGCGGCTGTCGATCTCGGCCGGCGTCGGCATGGGCGGGCAGAAGGACAACCCGGCCTCGCTCGAAGCGCTGCGCCAGGCCGTGGACACCAGCGATCCGCTGGTCCGCGACCAGCTCGTCGAGCTGCACATCCGTAGCCGCGCGCTCGCGCTGTTCAACCAGCGCCTGGCCCAGGAGACCGAGGCCGGGCTCTTCCCCGGCGCCCGCGGCAGCGCGGCCAAGCTGCTGCTGGCCGAGCTGACGCTGTTCCAGGCCGACCTCGCCACGCAACTGGTCGGGCCCGAGTCGGTGCTGGCCGATCACCCGCTCGCCCAGGCGATCTCCCTCGCTCCGGGCATGGCCCTGGGCGGCGGCACCAACGAGATCATGCGCAACATCGTGGGCGACCGGGTGCTCGGCCTGCCGCCCGAGCCCCGCGTGGACAAGACCGTGCCGTTCAAGGACCTGAAGGTGGGGACGCAGGCGTGA
- a CDS encoding VOC family protein translates to MINGAHLIMYSRDADADRAFLRDVLGYPNVDAGGGWLIFKLPPAEVAVHPTDTAETHELYLMCDDLERTMEELRAKGVEFADPVSDQGWGLLTAITLPGGGRLGLYEPRHQTAHDLS, encoded by the coding sequence ATGATCAATGGAGCGCATCTGATCATGTACAGCCGGGACGCGGATGCCGATCGCGCGTTCCTCCGCGACGTGCTCGGCTATCCAAACGTCGACGCGGGCGGCGGCTGGCTGATCTTCAAGCTGCCGCCCGCCGAGGTCGCCGTGCATCCCACGGACACGGCCGAGACCCATGAGCTCTACCTGATGTGCGACGACCTGGAGCGCACGATGGAGGAGCTCCGGGCCAAGGGGGTGGAGTTCGCCGATCCGGTCAGCGACCAGGGGTGGGGACTGCTCACGGCGATCACGCTGCCCGGAGGCGGGCGGCTCGGGCTGTACGAGCCACGCCACCAGACGGCCCACGACCTGAGCTGA
- a CDS encoding helix-turn-helix transcriptional regulator, which translates to MLETSARLLKLLSLLQAHREWSGPALSAKLGVSTRTIRNDIERLRSLGYPVHATPGVAGGYRLGAGAALPPLLLDDEEAVAVAVGLGRAAGGGVEGIEETSLRALAKLEQVLPNRLRRRVNALNTYTVQIARSGPSVNPEVLTTIANAARDHERLRFDYTGHDGETAMRNVDPYRLVHRRGRWYLVGYDVERRDWRTFRVDRVFLRTPGGPRFIPRELPENGDVAAYVEKGVNTAMWRYRGTVLVHAPADQLTALPLGLEVEPVDDSSCLLKLGGDDLNGMAVWIGFIGVDFEVLDPPELAEHVLRLSERYRRAVSGR; encoded by the coding sequence ATGCTGGAAACCTCGGCCCGCCTGCTCAAACTGCTCTCCCTCCTCCAAGCGCACCGCGAGTGGTCCGGCCCCGCGTTGTCGGCCAAGCTCGGGGTCTCGACCAGGACGATCCGCAACGACATCGAGCGGCTGCGCTCGCTGGGATACCCGGTGCACGCCACGCCGGGCGTCGCGGGCGGCTACCGGCTGGGCGCAGGGGCCGCGCTGCCGCCACTGCTGCTCGACGACGAGGAGGCCGTGGCGGTCGCGGTCGGGCTCGGCAGGGCGGCGGGCGGCGGCGTCGAGGGCATCGAGGAGACCTCGCTCCGCGCCCTCGCCAAGCTGGAGCAGGTGCTGCCGAACCGGCTGCGCCGCCGGGTGAACGCGCTCAACACCTACACCGTGCAGATCGCCCGCAGCGGCCCGTCGGTGAACCCGGAGGTGCTGACCACGATCGCGAACGCGGCCCGCGACCACGAGCGGCTGCGTTTCGACTACACGGGCCACGACGGCGAGACCGCCATGCGCAACGTCGACCCCTACCGCCTGGTGCACCGGCGCGGCCGCTGGTATCTCGTGGGATACGACGTCGAGCGGCGGGACTGGCGGACGTTCCGGGTGGATCGGGTGTTCCTTCGCACGCCGGGCGGGCCCCGGTTCATCCCCCGCGAGCTGCCGGAGAACGGCGACGTGGCGGCGTACGTGGAGAAAGGCGTCAACACGGCCATGTGGCGTTACCGCGGCACCGTGCTGGTGCACGCCCCGGCCGACCAGCTCACCGCGCTGCCGCTCGGGCTGGAGGTGGAGCCGGTCGACGACTCGTCCTGCCTGCTCAAGCTGGGCGGTGACGACCTGAACGGCATGGCCGTGTGGATCGGGTTCATCGGCGTGGACTTCGAGGTGCTCGACCCGCCGGAGCTGGCCGAGCACGTGCTGCGGCTGTCGGAGCGCTACAGGCGGGCGGTCAGCGGCCGGTAA
- a CDS encoding TetR/AcrR family transcriptional regulator produces the protein MTSGFSRLRREDLLKTACEVIAEQGFGHTRTIDIARAAGVSQALLFYHFENKERLFAQAFTYAARLHMNALDDVEHSTGTPLERLVSLLRLCSPAIPTEGWRLWIDAWAEAMRSPELEEISRRIDTRGRLLLRAIIEAGVERGEFDCADPDGTAWRICALIDGFAIQTHVHPKALSRRRVNVLIREAAANELGVSPEKL, from the coding sequence GTGACATCAGGTTTCAGCCGATTAAGGCGTGAGGATCTTCTCAAGACGGCCTGCGAGGTGATCGCGGAGCAAGGGTTCGGCCATACCAGGACCATCGACATCGCCAGGGCCGCCGGCGTCAGCCAGGCCTTGCTTTTCTACCATTTCGAGAACAAGGAACGGCTGTTCGCGCAGGCCTTCACGTACGCGGCCCGCCTTCACATGAACGCGCTCGACGATGTCGAACACTCCACGGGCACCCCGCTCGAACGGCTGGTCTCCCTGCTCAGGCTCTGCTCCCCCGCCATCCCCACGGAGGGCTGGCGACTGTGGATCGACGCGTGGGCGGAGGCGATGCGCAGCCCGGAACTGGAGGAGATCTCGCGGCGCATCGACACGCGGGGCCGCCTGCTGCTGCGCGCGATCATCGAGGCCGGGGTCGAGCGCGGCGAGTTCGACTGCGCGGACCCCGACGGGACGGCGTGGCGGATCTGCGCGCTCATCGACGGGTTCGCGATTCAGACCCACGTGCACCCCAAGGCGCTGTCGCGGCGCCGGGTCAACGTGCTCATCCGCGAGGCCGCGGCGAACGAGCTGGGGGTGTCGCCGGAAAAGCTGTGA
- a CDS encoding GNAT family N-acetyltransferase — translation MSRQSSEEAAAKAGVVVRELREIDEFREAYRLFDQIWHPDPHNAPAPVDLMIGFAHTGNYVAGAFDGSTLVGASVGFLAAGQALHSHVTGALMGRGIGYALKLHQRDWCLEHGLKKITWTFDPLVRRNARFNLVKLGAMPKTYLEDFYGAMADAINEGDASDRLLAVWQVAQDDHGPDDLQAETLPVLLDCEGEWPVVRGVQGDVVLVGTPHDIEALRRANPAAAREWRTAVRTVLGGLMGGGGRVVGFTDRGEYIVVVN, via the coding sequence ATGAGCAGGCAGAGCAGCGAGGAAGCGGCGGCCAAGGCCGGCGTGGTCGTCAGGGAGTTGCGGGAGATCGACGAGTTCCGCGAGGCCTACCGGCTCTTCGACCAGATCTGGCATCCGGATCCGCACAACGCGCCCGCCCCCGTGGACCTGATGATCGGGTTCGCGCACACAGGCAACTACGTGGCCGGCGCCTTCGACGGGAGCACGCTCGTCGGTGCGTCCGTCGGGTTCCTGGCCGCCGGGCAGGCGTTGCACTCGCACGTGACCGGCGCCCTCATGGGCCGGGGCATCGGCTACGCGTTGAAGCTGCACCAGCGGGACTGGTGCCTGGAGCACGGGCTGAAGAAGATCACATGGACGTTCGACCCGCTCGTGCGGAGAAACGCCCGGTTCAACCTCGTCAAGCTGGGCGCCATGCCGAAGACGTACCTGGAGGACTTCTACGGGGCGATGGCGGATGCGATCAACGAGGGTGACGCCTCCGACCGGCTGCTCGCGGTGTGGCAGGTGGCCCAGGACGATCACGGCCCGGATGACCTCCAGGCCGAGACCTTGCCCGTCCTGCTGGACTGCGAGGGTGAGTGGCCCGTCGTGAGAGGGGTGCAGGGAGACGTGGTTCTGGTGGGGACGCCGCACGACATCGAGGCATTGCGGCGGGCGAATCCGGCGGCCGCGAGGGAGTGGCGGACGGCGGTGCGAACCGTGCTCGGCGGCCTGATGGGCGGGGGTGGACGCGTGGTGGGATTCACGGACCGCGGAGAGTACATAGTGGTGGTTAACTAG
- a CDS encoding class I SAM-dependent methyltransferase yields the protein MPDLFGGAAPYYARYRADYGEEAIKHLATTFGRDSSVLDLGCGPGTVAIPLARHVREVTAVDPDEEMLAEGRRLAANIPNIRWLRGDSAMLRAFPPFDHVVMGRSFHWMDRRTVLAELDELLPPDGVVALVGPTRDPGEEPWEPVVRRVREEFGLGAMTATNSWEATGEHPHDVLATSSFSDLSSIMYERRLIYDLDAVIGLQLSYSYSAPARLGDRLEAFTDAAREALLASNPSGRWEYVTETEVLTARRAPA from the coding sequence ATGCCGGACCTGTTCGGCGGCGCGGCGCCGTACTACGCCAGATACCGGGCCGACTACGGCGAGGAGGCCATCAAGCACCTCGCCACCACGTTCGGCCGGGACAGCAGCGTGCTGGACCTCGGCTGCGGTCCAGGAACGGTGGCGATCCCGCTGGCCCGCCACGTCCGCGAGGTCACCGCCGTCGACCCGGACGAGGAGATGCTGGCGGAGGGCAGGCGCCTGGCCGCGAATATCCCCAACATCCGCTGGCTGCGCGGCGACTCGGCGATGCTGCGCGCGTTTCCGCCGTTCGACCACGTCGTCATGGGCAGGTCGTTCCACTGGATGGATCGCCGCACGGTGCTGGCCGAGCTGGACGAGCTGCTCCCGCCGGACGGCGTCGTGGCGCTCGTCGGCCCGACCCGCGACCCCGGCGAGGAGCCGTGGGAGCCTGTGGTGCGGCGGGTCCGCGAGGAGTTCGGCCTGGGCGCGATGACGGCCACGAACTCCTGGGAGGCGACCGGCGAGCACCCCCATGACGTGCTGGCGACCTCGTCCTTCTCAGACCTGAGCTCGATCATGTACGAGCGCCGCCTCATCTACGACCTGGACGCCGTGATCGGCCTGCAGCTGTCCTACTCCTACAGCGCCCCCGCCCGCCTCGGCGACCGGCTGGAGGCGTTCACCGACGCGGCGAGGGAGGCTCTGCTGGCGAGCAACCCCTCAGGCAGGTGGGAGTACGTGACGGAGACAGAGGTTCTCACCGCCAGGCGTGCCCCCGCCTGA